The following proteins are encoded in a genomic region of Leifsonia psychrotolerans:
- a CDS encoding P22 phage major capsid protein family protein — translation MTLANFTPIIWNSQMLMDFRQIAIAASLVNREYEGDARSGNTVRVNTAGAIAIKDYKAGVKESAPGVKIPRSTAPDAITSTKADLLIDQEKSFDFLIDDIDRAQAAGSLESYTRSAAEGMAEDADKFILNALSTTNAHQTASAVTSGELAFDVIGKLRLVLNKAKVPQGNRVCVINAEFESQLLKAASRITNVDQSGSAEGLRNANVGRLLGFDVYVSENLPNVAKPQAVAWYKPSFSFVSQIEKTEGLRDTDSFSDRLRGLHVYGAKAFRPAGIAAFTAS, via the coding sequence ATGACTCTCGCTAACTTCACACCTATCATTTGGAACTCGCAGATGCTGATGGACTTCCGTCAGATCGCGATCGCTGCCAGCCTCGTCAACCGCGAGTACGAGGGTGACGCCCGTTCGGGTAACACCGTTCGCGTGAACACCGCGGGCGCGATCGCAATCAAGGACTACAAGGCCGGCGTCAAGGAATCCGCGCCTGGCGTCAAGATCCCGCGGAGCACGGCACCGGACGCGATCACGTCCACCAAGGCAGACCTGCTCATTGATCAGGAGAAGTCGTTTGACTTCCTCATCGATGACATCGACCGCGCACAGGCTGCGGGCTCGCTCGAGTCCTACACCCGTTCCGCGGCTGAGGGCATGGCTGAGGATGCCGATAAGTTCATCCTCAACGCACTCTCCACCACGAACGCCCACCAGACCGCTTCGGCAGTCACCAGCGGTGAACTTGCCTTCGATGTGATCGGCAAGCTCCGCCTGGTGCTCAACAAGGCGAAGGTTCCGCAGGGCAACCGCGTCTGTGTCATCAACGCAGAGTTCGAGTCGCAGCTCCTGAAGGCTGCGTCGCGCATCACGAACGTTGACCAGTCCGGTTCGGCTGAAGGTCTGCGTAACGCGAACGTTGGCCGCCTGCTCGGCTTCGACGTGTACGTGTCGGAGAACCTGCCGAACGTTGCTAAGCCCCAGGCCGTCGCTTGGTACAAGCCGTCGTTCTCGTTCGTTTCGCAGATCGAGAAGACCGAGGGCCTGCGCGACACCGACTCGTTCAGCGACCGCCTCCGCGGTCTGCACGTGTACGGCGCTAAGGCGTTCCGTCCGGCCGGCATCGCGGCATTCACCGCGAGCTAA
- a CDS encoding DUF6093 family protein: MSTAAGATRMGRAHAERLMTSTCTITRDTGETVMDPDTLQGVPVTITVYSGPCKLTIPNTSTVTAQIPGMVIAKDDLILSLPVSTSGGVLTDDVATITANELDLSLIGSRLRVKGVHHQTYATARRFPVEEAS, encoded by the coding sequence GTGAGCACCGCAGCGGGCGCTACCCGCATGGGCCGCGCTCACGCTGAACGCCTGATGACTTCCACCTGCACAATCACCCGCGACACCGGCGAGACTGTCATGGACCCGGACACTCTCCAAGGGGTCCCTGTCACCATCACGGTCTATTCGGGCCCGTGCAAGTTGACGATCCCGAACACGTCGACTGTGACGGCTCAGATTCCTGGCATGGTGATCGCGAAGGATGACCTGATTCTGTCGCTTCCGGTGTCGACGTCGGGTGGCGTGCTGACGGATGATGTGGCGACGATTACAGCGAATGAGCTTGATCTGTCGTTGATCGGTTCCAGGTTGCGTGTCAAGGGTGTGCATCACCAGACGTATGCGACCGCGCGCAGGTTCCCCGTAGAGGAGGCGTCGTAA
- a CDS encoding phage tail tape measure protein, which yields MTDRKVKVVLGVDASGLVTGMDLAAEKTKKVTSESGKLNAKLAEQKAAMATAGAGITAFGALAAVGVGIAVNKFAEFDQAMSEVKASTHESAENMALLRDAAMVAGASTVFSATEAANAVDELAKAGISTADIIGGGLSGALDLASAGGLGVADAAGIAATALTQFKLKGSDIPHVADLLAAGAGKAMGSVQDLSQALNQGGLIASQTGLSIEETTGTLSAFAAAGLLGSDAGTSMKTMLQRLTPQSAEAAAKMDKLGISAYDAQGQFIGMEKFAGVLQGALKDLSPEARNSALSVMFGSDAVRAASVVYDQGAKGIGEWIGKVDDAGYAAETARLKLDNLRGDTEALGGAFDTALIKMGSAADGSLRLLTQTATELLDIFNAAPLPIQQTALVIGAVAAAAALAGGAFLLTVPKIAEFSAALATLTTSTMPGVAAGAVAMQGAIAGAGKAIGAAATFMTGPFGIALAAAAVGIAILTKALDGAKSSADEVDNSLRTASSAAQILAVASKGVDATFLAEVKLGAGDVRDALESAAHSSTNFFDALSQTNGQKATLDVFKRAGEGLGRLASSDLPAAQAGFRMLSDEYKLNTAEQWRMLNTMPDYLDALKSQANELGINVTSSDEAANKTNLLKLAFGNAEKSALTAADAYMKAADETSGLKQELSTLIDTINEANGIGQDAVSQNIKWQNSLADADEAIRKAREGLDENNDGVADYTLTLDQATQSGRDNMEMITGLAGDYQTAAAAQFALDGSTETYVANLAAGRDAVLQRARDLGATDEQIQFLSDHIVNMPSEKEIKIIAETTAAAARLADIQARMDRISAGATGTVTLHQLYQDEARSERGSANGNMFVGDVAQPFANGGFPTGIYKGRPGGIHRFAEQETGWEAYISGKPGMEERNRSIALDALGRLGPPQYAPSRAQYAAGSSVSGDTFQATFQLAPAAGRSLSDQAFEAARRLKIRR from the coding sequence ATGACGGATCGCAAAGTAAAAGTCGTCCTGGGTGTTGACGCTTCCGGCCTTGTCACGGGCATGGACTTAGCCGCCGAGAAGACGAAGAAGGTCACGTCCGAGTCGGGGAAGTTGAACGCGAAGCTTGCGGAGCAGAAGGCCGCTATGGCTACGGCTGGCGCTGGCATCACGGCGTTTGGTGCTCTTGCTGCTGTCGGTGTCGGTATCGCTGTCAACAAGTTCGCTGAGTTCGACCAGGCGATGTCAGAGGTCAAGGCTTCGACGCATGAGTCTGCCGAAAACATGGCGCTGCTGCGTGATGCGGCAATGGTGGCTGGCGCGTCGACGGTCTTCTCTGCGACTGAGGCGGCTAATGCTGTTGATGAGTTAGCGAAGGCTGGCATCTCGACGGCTGACATTATCGGCGGCGGCCTGTCTGGCGCGCTCGACCTCGCCTCTGCGGGCGGGCTGGGCGTCGCTGATGCGGCTGGCATCGCGGCTACGGCTCTGACGCAGTTCAAGCTCAAGGGGTCTGACATCCCCCACGTGGCCGACCTGTTGGCCGCTGGCGCGGGCAAGGCGATGGGTTCCGTTCAGGATCTCTCGCAGGCATTGAATCAGGGTGGCCTGATTGCGTCTCAGACGGGCCTCTCGATCGAGGAAACCACGGGAACGCTCTCTGCCTTTGCGGCTGCTGGTTTGCTTGGCTCTGACGCTGGTACGTCGATGAAGACGATGTTGCAGCGCCTCACCCCGCAGTCGGCTGAGGCCGCAGCGAAGATGGACAAGCTGGGCATCTCTGCTTATGATGCGCAGGGCCAGTTCATTGGCATGGAGAAGTTCGCCGGCGTGCTGCAAGGAGCGCTCAAGGACCTCTCTCCGGAGGCGCGAAACTCTGCCCTCTCGGTCATGTTCGGTTCTGATGCCGTGCGTGCCGCCTCGGTCGTGTATGACCAGGGCGCTAAGGGAATTGGTGAATGGATTGGCAAGGTTGATGACGCGGGTTATGCGGCTGAGACTGCGCGCCTGAAGCTTGACAACCTACGCGGGGACACTGAGGCTCTCGGTGGGGCTTTCGACACTGCGCTGATCAAAATGGGATCAGCTGCGGATGGTTCGCTCCGGCTCTTGACGCAGACGGCAACCGAGTTGCTCGACATCTTCAACGCCGCGCCCCTGCCGATCCAGCAGACCGCGCTGGTAATCGGTGCGGTGGCTGCTGCTGCTGCTCTCGCCGGTGGTGCGTTCCTACTCACTGTCCCGAAGATTGCAGAGTTCAGCGCGGCCCTCGCAACGCTGACGACATCCACGATGCCGGGTGTCGCTGCTGGCGCGGTTGCCATGCAGGGCGCGATTGCCGGAGCAGGGAAGGCCATTGGCGCCGCAGCCACTTTCATGACCGGACCCTTCGGCATTGCACTGGCTGCTGCTGCGGTTGGAATTGCGATCCTCACGAAGGCTCTCGACGGTGCAAAGTCGAGCGCAGACGAGGTTGACAATAGTCTCCGCACGGCAAGCTCGGCCGCTCAGATTCTGGCGGTAGCCAGCAAGGGCGTCGACGCGACCTTTTTGGCTGAGGTAAAGCTTGGCGCTGGCGACGTGCGCGATGCTCTCGAGTCTGCGGCGCACTCGTCCACGAACTTCTTTGATGCGCTTTCGCAGACGAACGGGCAGAAGGCCACTCTTGACGTGTTCAAGCGTGCTGGCGAGGGGCTTGGGAGGCTGGCGTCGTCCGACCTCCCGGCAGCTCAGGCCGGATTCCGGATGTTGTCCGACGAGTACAAGCTGAACACTGCCGAACAGTGGCGGATGCTGAACACGATGCCGGATTATCTCGACGCGCTGAAGTCACAGGCAAACGAGCTCGGTATCAATGTCACGTCTTCGGACGAGGCTGCGAACAAGACGAACCTGTTGAAGCTCGCTTTTGGCAATGCGGAGAAGTCGGCACTCACGGCTGCTGACGCGTACATGAAAGCTGCTGATGAAACATCAGGGCTCAAGCAGGAACTGAGCACGCTCATTGACACGATCAATGAGGCAAACGGCATCGGTCAAGATGCGGTGTCCCAGAACATCAAGTGGCAGAACTCGCTCGCTGATGCTGATGAGGCAATTCGGAAGGCTCGGGAAGGTTTGGATGAGAACAATGACGGCGTCGCTGATTACACGCTGACTCTCGATCAGGCTACGCAGTCCGGCCGCGACAACATGGAGATGATCACTGGTCTTGCCGGTGATTACCAGACGGCTGCTGCGGCACAGTTTGCGCTTGATGGCAGCACTGAGACGTATGTGGCGAACCTTGCGGCTGGGCGTGATGCGGTGCTGCAGCGCGCGCGCGATCTGGGGGCGACTGATGAACAGATTCAGTTCTTGTCTGACCACATTGTGAACATGCCTTCTGAGAAGGAGATCAAGATCATTGCGGAGACGACGGCTGCGGCTGCTCGACTGGCTGACATTCAGGCCCGCATGGACAGGATCAGCGCTGGCGCAACGGGCACGGTCACTCTGCACCAGCTTTACCAGGACGAGGCGCGCTCTGAGCGGGGTAGCGCGAACGGGAACATGTTCGTCGGTGATGTGGCTCAACCGTTTGCGAATGGTGGTTTCCCGACTGGCATTTACAAGGGTCGGCCCGGTGGCATTCACCGTTTCGCGGAGCAAGAGACGGGCTGGGAGGCGTACATCTCGGGGAAGCCGGGGATGGAGGAACGAAACAGGTCGATTGCGTTGGATGCGCTGGGTCGCCTTGGTCCGCCTCAGTATGCACCGTCTCGTGCTCAGTATGCGGCGGGCTCGTCGGTCTCGGGCGACACGTTCCAAGCCACGTTCCAGCTTGCCCCGGCTGCTGGCCGTTCCTTGTCCGATCAGGCCTTTGAGGCTGCACGACGCTTGAAGATTCGGAGGTAG
- a CDS encoding phage tail domain-containing protein → MAEVEFSIQRAGFATIRLDTDGGGPYGLQSGTAGLGVGPVYPRFVSGAGDGARFAGDRVGAKPMDLGLIFLGDDRLSTGDLIRDLRSMTRTIRGQPQPVLVAEFADGSAFEVPFVYTSGLELDHSDALPWVYTATVAVMCPNPYWLASTATEFMVRNDDLVGLLPHLAELPVMSSSAIGSIQVENPGDVECPVEWRITGPGGPPTISINGRGFVFKSALVAGEIITIVADGERVSVTDQTGANRYPLLGPAPKFPFLPTGVSTVDITMPNAVPGVSAVAGLFKPRREVVY, encoded by the coding sequence ATGGCTGAGGTCGAGTTTTCTATTCAGAGGGCTGGGTTCGCGACGATCCGTTTGGATACGGATGGTGGCGGCCCGTATGGTTTGCAGTCGGGCACTGCGGGCTTGGGTGTCGGCCCGGTGTATCCGCGGTTTGTGAGTGGCGCTGGTGACGGGGCCCGTTTTGCCGGGGATCGTGTCGGTGCTAAGCCGATGGATCTCGGGCTGATTTTCCTGGGCGATGACCGCCTGTCTACGGGCGATCTGATCAGGGATCTGCGGAGCATGACGCGCACTATTCGCGGTCAGCCTCAGCCGGTGTTGGTGGCGGAGTTCGCGGACGGTTCAGCTTTCGAGGTGCCTTTCGTTTACACGTCGGGCCTCGAACTGGACCATTCGGATGCGCTCCCGTGGGTGTACACGGCGACGGTTGCGGTGATGTGCCCGAACCCTTATTGGTTGGCGAGCACAGCAACCGAGTTCATGGTTCGGAATGATGACCTGGTTGGTTTGCTCCCGCACCTGGCTGAGCTTCCGGTTATGTCGTCGTCGGCGATCGGTTCCATTCAGGTGGAGAACCCGGGCGATGTGGAGTGCCCTGTTGAGTGGCGTATCACTGGCCCTGGTGGCCCGCCGACTATTTCGATCAATGGGCGCGGGTTTGTGTTCAAGTCCGCTTTGGTGGCGGGCGAGATCATCACGATTGTCGCTGATGGTGAGCGGGTGTCGGTGACGGATCAGACGGGCGCGAACCGGTACCCGTTGCTGGGGCCGGCGCCGAAGTTTCCGTTCTTGCCGACTGGCGTTTCGACGGTGGATATTACGATGCCGAATGCGGTGCCGGGTGTGTCTGCGGTTGCTGGCCTGTTCAAGCCTCGACGGGAGGTCGTCTATTGA
- a CDS encoding Gp37-like protein → MYADDFTVEVRDRALVRLGQVSQADMTDVLVVPRLNTLGSWSLSLPHSVLRDGVEVLHPECALLRAPGSGIIISGPSGVLLSGPMTDATHDASTEDPGGTWTIVGVSDDVIVADAEAWPQPSNGDRSTQTVANDNRSGAAETVMHAYVNANIGPSAPAARRGAFASKLLMGANGARGGTVKKSPRFQNMLELLGEIAIGQRLRFGVFQNGAALEFRTTATADVSAYVRWDIDNGNVSSTKYAYSAPGVTDVTVAGQGEGTKRRILRRQSAASIAAETAWGRRIERFVDQRQTDDSAELLAAADELLSEEGDTVRSVQVVPSADMAEGFGTEWDLGSIVTIVVGDVETVAAVTEVPISITSDGVMVGATVGDPSGFDWESILAAKVSKTDSRVSALERNAEASTASPFPVGTSIEGYWSAPPVGFLIEDGAAVSRTSYADLFALIGTTYGVGNGSTTFNLPNHNGRVGVGYDGGQTEFNAMGKTGGAKTHQLTAAEMPSHAHGITAYFEGTTGGLQTVRRSDNASGSGTPLTTTSAGNNAAHNNLQPYITKRFAIKF, encoded by the coding sequence ATGTATGCGGATGATTTCACGGTCGAGGTTCGGGATCGTGCGTTGGTTCGGTTGGGGCAGGTTTCTCAGGCGGACATGACGGATGTGCTGGTTGTGCCTCGGTTGAATACGTTGGGGTCGTGGTCGCTATCGTTGCCGCATTCGGTGCTGCGGGATGGTGTGGAGGTTCTGCATCCTGAGTGTGCGCTGTTGCGTGCGCCGGGGTCAGGCATCATCATTTCGGGCCCGAGTGGCGTGTTGCTGTCGGGTCCGATGACGGATGCCACGCATGACGCATCTACGGAGGATCCGGGCGGCACGTGGACGATCGTTGGTGTGTCGGATGATGTGATTGTTGCGGATGCTGAGGCGTGGCCGCAGCCGTCGAATGGCGACCGGTCGACGCAGACTGTTGCGAATGACAATAGGTCGGGTGCGGCCGAGACGGTCATGCACGCTTACGTGAATGCGAACATTGGCCCGTCTGCGCCAGCTGCTCGTCGTGGCGCTTTTGCTTCCAAGCTTCTGATGGGTGCGAATGGTGCCCGCGGTGGGACGGTGAAGAAGTCGCCGCGTTTTCAGAACATGCTCGAGCTGCTCGGCGAGATCGCTATTGGTCAGCGGTTGCGGTTTGGCGTTTTCCAGAACGGTGCGGCGCTCGAGTTTCGAACGACGGCGACTGCTGACGTGTCGGCTTACGTGCGTTGGGATATTGACAACGGCAACGTGTCGTCTACGAAATATGCGTATTCGGCGCCGGGCGTGACGGATGTGACCGTGGCGGGTCAGGGTGAGGGTACGAAGCGTCGCATTCTGCGCCGTCAGTCCGCTGCGTCGATTGCTGCTGAGACTGCGTGGGGTCGCCGTATTGAGCGGTTCGTTGACCAACGTCAGACGGATGACAGCGCGGAGTTGCTGGCTGCTGCTGACGAACTTCTGTCGGAAGAGGGCGATACGGTTCGGTCGGTGCAGGTTGTGCCGTCGGCTGATATGGCTGAGGGTTTCGGCACTGAGTGGGATCTGGGTTCGATTGTCACGATTGTGGTTGGTGATGTGGAGACGGTCGCTGCGGTGACTGAGGTTCCTATTTCGATCACGTCCGATGGCGTGATGGTTGGTGCGACTGTTGGCGATCCCAGCGGTTTTGATTGGGAGTCGATTCTTGCGGCGAAGGTCTCGAAGACTGATTCGCGGGTGTCGGCTTTGGAACGGAATGCTGAGGCGTCCACTGCAAGCCCATTCCCGGTTGGCACGTCAATTGAAGGGTATTGGTCGGCGCCCCCTGTCGGGTTTTTGATTGAGGACGGCGCTGCGGTTTCACGCACAAGCTATGCGGATCTCTTCGCGCTGATCGGCACAACCTACGGGGTTGGTAATGGGTCTACGACCTTCAACCTGCCGAACCATAACGGGCGCGTGGGAGTTGGCTACGACGGCGGCCAAACCGAGTTCAACGCGATGGGTAAAACTGGCGGCGCGAAAACACACCAGCTCACCGCAGCCGAGATGCCATCTCATGCACACGGCATCACGGCGTACTTCGAGGGCACGACGGGCGGCCTGCAAACCGTCCGACGCAGCGACAACGCCAGCGGCTCCGGCACGCCATTGACAACCACCTCGGCGGGCAATAATGCGGCGCACAACAACCTACAGCCGTACATCACTAAGCGGTTCGCCATCAAGTTCTAA